A portion of the Pomacea canaliculata isolate SZHN2017 linkage group LG13, ASM307304v1, whole genome shotgun sequence genome contains these proteins:
- the LOC112554018 gene encoding activated RNA polymerase II transcriptional coactivator p15-like: MPKSKEFLSTSDDSESDSEAPKPKKKKVESSPAKAVQPKKSTKEEKSSEVSSRVERGPNGEYMFQISQNRYATVSEFRGKALVGIREYYMNDGKQLPTKKGISLNPQQWHALKEHIDDIDKALHEISR, encoded by the exons ATGCCGAAGTCCAAAGAATTCTTGTCAACATCTGATGATTCAGAGTCCGACAGTGAA GCTCCCaagccaaaaaagaaaaaggtagaaTCTTCTCCAGCTAAGGCTGTGCAGCCAAAGAAATccaccaaagaagaaaaatcttcaGAAGTCTCCAGTAGAGTGGAAAGAGGACCTAATGGGGAGTACATGTTTCAG ATTTCACAGAATCGCTATGCAACGGTGAGTGAGTTTCGCGGGAAAGCTTTGGTTGGAATTCGTGAATATTATATGAATGATGGCAAACAACTTCCCACCAAAAAAG gtaTCAGCTTAAATCCTCAGCAGTGGCATGCCCTGAAGGAGCACATTGATGACATTGATAAAGCTTTGCACGAAATCAGCAGGTGA